One region of Halomonas huangheensis genomic DNA includes:
- a CDS encoding TatD family hydrolase — protein MPTLIDAHCHLDFAVFDEDRDQVLARARQAGVEQWIVAATTRARWSEVLDVSRRHGGHPCLGLHPVFLDEHCLSGQDNDLDALAQTLEASSEVVALGECGIDARYPEQLERQWSLFDAQLRLARKHQLPVVVHCVRANDEVAARLRQFDLPEGGLIHAFSGSSQQAMRFHQLGYVLGLGGAVTYPRATRLRRAVAALPDSGFVLETDSPDMPLAGYQGQRNEPARVAEVCRVVAELRGQSCADVAEASSANARRLFGLS, from the coding sequence ATGCCCACCCTTATCGACGCTCACTGCCACCTGGATTTCGCGGTCTTCGATGAAGATCGCGACCAGGTGCTGGCACGGGCGCGGCAGGCGGGGGTTGAGCAATGGATAGTCGCTGCCACAACGCGTGCACGCTGGTCAGAGGTGCTGGACGTCAGCCGTCGTCATGGTGGCCATCCTTGCCTGGGGCTGCATCCGGTGTTTCTCGATGAGCATTGCCTCTCGGGTCAGGACAATGATCTCGATGCCCTGGCCCAGACGCTGGAGGCATCCTCCGAGGTCGTGGCGCTGGGCGAGTGCGGGATTGATGCTCGTTATCCCGAGCAGTTGGAGCGCCAGTGGTCGTTGTTCGATGCCCAGTTGCGGCTGGCGCGAAAACACCAGCTTCCTGTTGTAGTGCATTGTGTGCGGGCCAATGACGAAGTCGCTGCCCGCCTGCGCCAGTTTGATTTGCCGGAAGGCGGGCTGATCCACGCCTTCTCCGGCTCAAGTCAGCAGGCCATGCGTTTTCACCAGTTGGGATACGTACTGGGACTGGGAGGCGCGGTGACCTATCCGCGCGCTACTCGCCTGCGCCGTGCCGTGGCGGCATTGCCGGATAGCGGCTTCGTGCTGGAAACCGATAGCCCCGATATGCCGCTGGCCGGTTATCAAGGGCAGCGCAATGAGCCGGCGCGGGTGGCCGAGGTATGCAGGGTGGTTGCAGAGCTGAGAGGTCAGTCCTGTGCCGATGTGGCCGAGGCAAGCTCGGCCAACGCTCGGCGGCTATTCGGTTTGAGCTGA
- the prfC gene encoding peptide chain release factor 3, with amino-acid sequence MSNPIQAQQTRLRRTFAIISHPDAGKTTITEKMLLFGNAIQMAGSVKSKRDDRHATSDWMKMEQERGISVTTSVMQFPYGGRMVNLLDTPGHEDFSEDTYRTLTAVDSALMVIDGAKGVEDRTIKLMEVCRLRTTPILTFVNKMDRDIRDPIEVMDEVETVLNIQCAPMTWPIGMGRHFKGVYHLYNDVVHLYTQGQGSRIPDDKRIEGLDNPQVDAVLGEDLAEELRMEVELVRGASHTFDHGAYLRGELTPVYFGTAMGNFGVREMLDGFVEYAPEPQPRETDTRNVEAIDERFTGFVFKIQANMDPNHRDRIAFLRVCSGKYEKNMKMRHVRIGKDVKIADALTFMASDRSHVEEAWPGDIIGLHNHGTIQIGDTFTQGEDMRFTGIPHFAPELFKRVRLKDPLKMKALQKGLQQLSEEGATQVFMPIDNNDLILGAVGTLQFDVVAHRLKEEYKVDCIYEGVNVHTARWVYCEDAKMLEEFKRKASTNLAIDGGGYLTYIAPTRVNLQMTQERWPDVRFGETREH; translated from the coding sequence ATGTCCAACCCGATCCAGGCCCAGCAGACCAGGCTTCGACGCACTTTCGCTATCATCAGTCACCCGGATGCGGGCAAGACCACCATCACCGAAAAGATGCTGTTGTTTGGAAACGCCATCCAGATGGCAGGGTCGGTCAAGAGCAAACGCGATGACCGGCACGCGACGTCGGATTGGATGAAAATGGAGCAGGAGCGTGGCATCTCGGTGACCACCTCGGTCATGCAGTTCCCCTACGGTGGACGTATGGTCAACCTGCTGGATACGCCGGGGCACGAGGATTTCTCCGAGGATACCTACCGCACTCTGACCGCAGTGGATTCGGCGCTGATGGTCATCGACGGAGCCAAGGGCGTCGAGGACCGTACCATCAAGCTGATGGAAGTCTGTCGACTGCGAACCACGCCGATCCTGACCTTCGTCAACAAGATGGACCGCGATATTCGTGACCCCATCGAAGTCATGGATGAAGTCGAGACGGTGCTCAATATCCAGTGCGCACCCATGACCTGGCCGATCGGTATGGGGCGTCACTTCAAGGGCGTGTATCACCTCTATAACGATGTGGTGCATCTCTACACTCAAGGGCAGGGAAGCCGCATTCCCGATGACAAGCGCATCGAGGGTCTCGATAACCCGCAAGTGGACGCCGTTCTGGGTGAGGATCTCGCCGAGGAGTTACGCATGGAGGTGGAACTCGTGCGTGGTGCTTCTCACACCTTTGATCATGGAGCCTATCTGCGTGGCGAATTGACACCAGTGTATTTCGGTACCGCGATGGGCAATTTTGGTGTACGCGAGATGCTCGATGGTTTTGTCGAGTACGCTCCTGAGCCCCAGCCTCGCGAGACGGATACACGCAATGTGGAGGCGATAGACGAACGCTTCACCGGCTTCGTGTTCAAGATTCAGGCCAATATGGACCCTAATCACCGTGACCGTATCGCCTTCCTGCGAGTCTGTTCGGGCAAGTACGAGAAGAACATGAAGATGCGCCATGTGCGGATCGGCAAGGATGTGAAAATCGCCGATGCATTGACGTTCATGGCTTCTGACCGCTCCCATGTTGAAGAAGCCTGGCCTGGCGACATCATTGGTCTACATAACCATGGCACCATCCAGATCGGTGATACCTTCACTCAGGGTGAGGACATGCGCTTTACCGGTATTCCGCACTTTGCACCGGAACTGTTCAAGCGTGTTCGTCTCAAGGATCCGCTGAAGATGAAGGCGCTGCAGAAGGGCCTGCAGCAGCTCTCCGAGGAAGGCGCGACCCAGGTCTTCATGCCGATCGACAACAATGATCTGATTCTGGGTGCCGTTGGTACTCTGCAGTTTGATGTTGTCGCGCACCGGCTCAAGGAAGAGTACAAGGTCGACTGCATCTATGAGGGTGTCAACGTGCACACCGCGCGTTGGGTATATTGTGAAGACGCGAAGATGCTCGAGGAGTTCAAGCGTAAAGCCAGTACCAATCTGGCGATCGACGGTGGCGGTTATCTCACCTATATCGCCCCGACCAGAGTCAATCTGCAGATGACTCAAGAGCGCTGGCCTGATGTGCGCTTCGGCGAGACTCGCGAGCACTAG
- a CDS encoding alkaline phosphatase D family protein: protein MRTTRRQFLGLGLKAGAGLGLLSTAPGIVMAESRRPVITSGVMSGDLLTNRAMIWSRADRPSQMLVEIADNAEFHNARQLTGPTALPSTGMTSKLDVTGLGNDSELYYRVRFAALGDHRAISEPVVGRLRLAGDSPRNVRFVWSGDTVGQGWGIDNSRGGMRIYETMRQQTPDFFLHSGDTIYADGPLEETVTLENGETWHNLMTAEKSKVAETLNEYRGQYTYNLLDENLKRFNAEVPMFAQWDDHETVNNWFPGEILDDPRYSEKNVSLLSARARQAFLENMPIRQWPDAPQRIHRRFNYGPDLEVFMLDMRTYRGANSANMQNADDPASAILGGNQVDELIAALSSSSATWKVIASDMPVGLVVADGDNFEAVANGDDGSPAGREHEIARLLKAIRDNNISNVVWLTADVHYTAAHHYAPERASFKEFTPFWEFVSGPLHAGTFGPGELDATFGPQVAFQKAPEEGRANLAPSEGYQFFGQVDLDAESKELTVTLKDVEGTSLHTEVLTPKMA, encoded by the coding sequence ATGCGTACCACAAGACGACAGTTCCTGGGACTTGGCCTCAAGGCCGGCGCCGGCCTCGGTCTGCTGAGCACTGCTCCTGGCATAGTGATGGCCGAGAGCCGCCGTCCAGTGATTACCTCCGGTGTCATGAGCGGCGACCTTTTGACCAATCGCGCCATGATCTGGTCTCGCGCCGATCGCCCGTCACAGATGCTGGTGGAAATCGCGGACAACGCCGAGTTCCATAATGCTCGCCAGTTGACGGGCCCCACTGCTCTGCCATCCACCGGCATGACCAGCAAGCTGGATGTCACGGGCCTCGGCAATGATAGCGAGCTGTATTACCGGGTACGCTTTGCCGCCCTGGGAGATCATCGCGCGATTAGTGAGCCCGTCGTCGGCAGGTTGCGCCTGGCTGGCGACAGCCCGCGCAATGTTCGCTTTGTGTGGTCCGGAGATACGGTCGGTCAAGGCTGGGGAATCGACAATTCGCGTGGTGGCATGCGCATCTATGAAACCATGCGCCAGCAGACACCGGATTTTTTCCTGCACTCCGGTGACACCATCTACGCCGATGGTCCTCTCGAGGAAACGGTCACCCTGGAAAATGGCGAAACATGGCACAACCTGATGACCGCCGAGAAATCCAAGGTCGCCGAGACGTTGAACGAATATCGGGGTCAGTACACCTATAACCTGCTCGACGAAAATCTCAAGCGCTTCAATGCGGAAGTGCCGATGTTCGCCCAATGGGACGACCATGAAACGGTCAACAACTGGTTCCCTGGCGAGATTCTCGACGATCCACGCTATAGCGAAAAGAATGTCTCGCTACTCTCTGCCCGAGCTCGTCAGGCATTCCTCGAGAACATGCCGATTCGTCAATGGCCAGACGCGCCGCAACGCATCCACCGCCGCTTCAACTATGGACCGGATCTCGAGGTATTCATGCTCGATATGCGCACCTATCGTGGTGCCAACTCGGCAAACATGCAGAATGCCGACGACCCAGCATCAGCGATCCTTGGCGGCAATCAAGTGGATGAACTGATCGCAGCACTATCCTCTTCCTCCGCGACATGGAAAGTCATCGCCTCGGATATGCCGGTAGGCCTGGTGGTGGCTGACGGCGACAACTTCGAAGCGGTAGCCAACGGTGACGACGGCTCGCCGGCCGGCCGCGAGCACGAAATTGCCCGACTGCTCAAAGCCATCCGCGACAACAACATCTCCAATGTGGTGTGGCTGACCGCAGACGTACATTACACAGCGGCGCATCACTATGCCCCCGAACGCGCCAGCTTCAAGGAATTCACGCCGTTCTGGGAATTCGTCAGCGGGCCGCTGCATGCGGGCACGTTCGGGCCCGGGGAGCTGGACGCCACTTTCGGCCCACAAGTCGCCTTCCAGAAAGCTCCGGAAGAAGGTCGCGCCAATCTGGCTCCCAGTGAGGGATATCAGTTCTTCGGCCAGGTCGACCTGGATGCCGAGAGCAAGGAACTGACCGTTACCCTCAAGGATGTCGAAGGGACTTCTCTGCATACAGAAGTGCTGACCCCAAAGATGGCGTGA
- a CDS encoding type II toxin-antitoxin system HipA family toxin, whose product MKLTVQIHLEHCWQDAATLMFDDPDSGVRGPCKLGYHQEHALAWMFRDDHHACSLNLPVELMYSHHSDHWFGFLEDIMPSGASRRYWVNQLGLQRMSSAQQDSVLLRHGTIAPVGNLRIRESLPETRSDNLSKQRFTVSDVIERQVDFLEYAQQMGAASGGATGAGGEAPKLLIRRSSSDEVWIDTWQEDNVLLDSPYLVKFPRGQRRTDDCDILRAEYHFYHELEALGLDTIDTGLMQLHEGERYPSLWLPRFDTELTETGRIRHGLETISSLLSAPAAAHLRHESTLRAVLHKMHQQHRVTGQDEPFNSQRFAIEWVKRDLLNIAFGNSDNHGRNTSIIKRPQGMWLAPIYDFAPMKADPEGITRTMQWGPPLEQGGEYDWPGIASALNDLVPEEQLINELQTLASQLTGLRDRLAERGVAQRLLDMPGVGLTSLDTRLQRWGLLP is encoded by the coding sequence ATGAAACTAACCGTCCAGATCCATCTGGAGCATTGCTGGCAAGATGCGGCCACTCTCATGTTCGATGATCCCGACAGCGGAGTCAGAGGCCCCTGCAAACTTGGATATCATCAGGAGCACGCTCTTGCCTGGATGTTTCGGGACGACCATCACGCCTGCAGTCTAAACCTGCCGGTAGAACTGATGTACAGCCACCACAGTGACCATTGGTTCGGCTTTCTTGAAGACATCATGCCCTCGGGAGCCAGTCGCCGTTACTGGGTCAACCAACTGGGTCTACAGCGTATGAGCAGCGCACAACAGGACAGCGTACTCTTGCGTCACGGCACCATTGCACCGGTCGGTAATCTACGTATACGCGAATCACTGCCTGAAACCCGCTCCGACAACCTCAGCAAACAGCGGTTTACCGTCAGCGATGTTATCGAACGCCAGGTGGATTTTCTCGAGTACGCCCAACAGATGGGAGCAGCCAGTGGCGGGGCTACCGGGGCAGGAGGAGAAGCTCCCAAGTTGCTGATTCGACGTAGTTCCAGCGATGAGGTCTGGATAGACACCTGGCAGGAGGACAACGTCCTTCTCGACAGCCCGTATCTGGTCAAATTCCCGCGTGGCCAGCGCCGTACGGATGACTGCGATATTCTTCGTGCGGAATACCATTTCTATCATGAATTGGAGGCGTTGGGACTCGACACCATCGATACCGGGCTGATGCAACTGCACGAAGGAGAAAGATATCCCTCGCTCTGGCTACCTCGCTTCGATACGGAACTCACCGAGACAGGGCGCATCCGTCACGGACTCGAAACCATATCATCACTGCTCAGCGCTCCCGCCGCCGCGCATCTTCGCCACGAATCGACACTACGTGCAGTGTTGCACAAGATGCATCAACAACACCGTGTTACCGGGCAGGATGAGCCCTTCAACTCACAGCGCTTCGCTATCGAGTGGGTCAAACGCGATTTACTGAACATTGCCTTTGGCAATTCCGATAACCACGGCCGAAACACTTCGATCATCAAGCGTCCACAAGGTATGTGGTTGGCACCCATCTATGACTTTGCCCCAATGAAGGCTGACCCGGAGGGTATCACCCGAACCATGCAATGGGGCCCTCCGCTGGAACAGGGAGGCGAGTACGATTGGCCTGGCATCGCATCAGCGCTGAATGACCTGGTTCCCGAGGAGCAACTGATCAACGAGCTCCAGACTCTCGCCAGCCAACTGACCGGGCTCCGTGATCGGCTAGCCGAACGTGGCGTTGCACAACGCCTGCTCGATATGCCGGGAGTCGGCCTGACATCACTCGATACACGCCTTCAACGCTGGGGACTATTGCCATGA
- a CDS encoding helix-turn-helix domain-containing protein gives MKHTPLTPEQLEALLQEHLQRLFDGRSTQGEVLSELRRKVLGFNQTQYAELVGISRRTLSDIERDSSNVTVATLSRVFRPLGLQPGLMPRRKSLLTALVSPEASDSSS, from the coding sequence ATGAAACATACACCGTTGACTCCAGAACAGCTCGAGGCGCTACTCCAGGAGCACCTGCAGCGACTGTTTGATGGGCGTTCGACTCAAGGTGAAGTATTGAGCGAACTGAGACGCAAGGTGCTGGGATTCAACCAGACACAGTATGCCGAACTAGTAGGTATCAGCCGGCGCACGCTATCAGATATCGAGCGTGACAGCAGCAATGTTACCGTAGCAACCCTTAGCCGCGTCTTTCGACCACTAGGCCTGCAGCCCGGTCTAATGCCGCGCCGGAAATCGCTACTGACAGCTCTCGTGTCCCCCGAAGCCAGCGACAGCAGCAGCTAA
- a CDS encoding ATP-binding protein yields the protein MPAALPLPLSTPNRNLVRLTYVRGITWTGFLIAIIIGIEVLGFALDVPAVIAVIVAMGLINIATWWRLGWPRDVSHLEYLIHLLLDVAGLSLLFYFTGGATNPFITYYLVPVTIAAATLPWYYAWVLAATSMGVYSILMLTYHPVPQLGSHYTLNLNLHVLGMWLNFFLSAGLVTFFIYKMAHALRHRDQALSRTRESALRNEQVLAVATQAAGTAHELGTPLSTMAVLLNEMREDADKGSQLDEDLTLLRQQVDLCKAHLRHLVDNADRRRMAEPEIRDAETWLKALISRWLVLRPDVTYQLDIARRRGHAQLEVDTTLDQALTNLLNNAADARPDDIVIGLDWNSESVIIDIRDHGPGIAMEIADQLGETFVSTKSKGLGIGLFLTHATINRFGGGVSLYNHPDGGTLTEVTLPRSGQGLHP from the coding sequence ATGCCTGCCGCCCTGCCCCTGCCGCTTTCCACACCCAACCGCAACCTGGTACGCCTGACCTACGTTCGAGGCATTACCTGGACCGGCTTTCTGATCGCCATCATCATCGGCATCGAAGTGCTCGGTTTCGCGCTTGACGTACCAGCGGTGATCGCTGTCATCGTGGCCATGGGGCTGATCAATATCGCCACATGGTGGCGCCTTGGATGGCCTCGCGACGTCAGCCACCTCGAGTATCTGATTCACCTGTTGCTGGATGTCGCAGGCCTGAGTCTGCTGTTCTACTTCACTGGCGGTGCGACCAACCCATTCATTACCTACTATCTGGTACCGGTCACCATCGCCGCCGCTACCTTGCCCTGGTACTACGCCTGGGTGCTGGCGGCAACGTCCATGGGCGTCTACAGCATCCTGATGCTGACCTATCACCCGGTCCCCCAACTCGGCTCCCACTACACTCTGAATCTCAACCTTCACGTGCTGGGCATGTGGTTGAACTTCTTTCTTTCCGCAGGACTGGTGACCTTCTTCATCTACAAGATGGCCCATGCTCTGCGTCATCGTGATCAGGCACTGTCACGCACCCGTGAGTCAGCATTACGCAATGAGCAGGTATTGGCCGTTGCGACCCAGGCTGCCGGAACCGCTCATGAGCTTGGAACACCGCTGTCGACCATGGCAGTACTGCTGAATGAGATGCGCGAGGATGCCGACAAGGGCAGTCAGCTCGATGAGGACCTCACACTGCTTCGCCAACAGGTCGATCTGTGCAAGGCGCACCTGCGCCATCTGGTGGACAATGCGGACCGCCGGCGCATGGCCGAACCAGAGATTCGCGATGCCGAAACCTGGCTGAAGGCCTTGATCAGCCGTTGGCTGGTATTGCGTCCGGATGTCACCTATCAACTGGATATCGCCCGTCGCCGAGGCCATGCACAACTGGAGGTTGATACCACCCTCGACCAGGCGCTGACCAACCTGCTCAACAACGCTGCAGATGCCAGGCCGGACGATATCGTCATCGGACTCGACTGGAACTCGGAGAGCGTCATCATCGATATCCGCGACCACGGCCCCGGTATCGCCATGGAAATTGCCGACCAGCTTGGTGAGACGTTTGTCTCCACCAAAAGCAAAGGCCTCGGTATTGGCCTGTTCCTGACTCACGCCACGATCAACCGCTTTGGTGGCGGCGTTAGCCTGTACAATCACCCCGACGGCGGCACTCTGACCGAAGTCACGTTACCCCGCTCCGGCCAGGGCCTACATCCTTGA
- a CDS encoding response regulator transcription factor gives MQDSAQRLLIIDDDDMFCHVLERAMQRRNFDVEVAHDGLQALELAGRHQPEIATLDLKLENESGLKILPELLSIVPDCRVVVLTGYSSIATAVEAIKLGAVNYLCKPVDADEVLAALAKTEGNPEAEVADNPPSINRLTWEHIQKVLQEHDGNISATARALGMHRRTLQRKLQKRPVRR, from the coding sequence ATGCAAGATTCAGCACAACGGCTTCTGATCATCGACGATGACGACATGTTCTGCCATGTACTCGAGCGCGCCATGCAACGCCGCAATTTCGACGTGGAAGTGGCACACGACGGACTTCAGGCTTTGGAGCTAGCCGGGCGCCATCAGCCTGAGATCGCCACGCTGGATCTGAAACTGGAAAATGAGTCCGGACTCAAGATCCTGCCTGAACTACTCAGCATCGTACCCGATTGCCGGGTGGTGGTGCTCACCGGCTACTCCAGCATTGCCACGGCGGTGGAAGCAATCAAACTCGGCGCAGTCAACTACCTATGTAAACCAGTAGATGCCGATGAGGTACTCGCCGCGCTGGCAAAAACCGAGGGCAACCCGGAAGCTGAAGTCGCCGACAATCCGCCTTCGATCAACCGTCTGACCTGGGAGCATATCCAGAAGGTGCTTCAGGAACATGACGGCAATATCTCGGCCACCGCCCGGGCACTGGGCATGCATCGACGCACGCTACAGCGCAAGCTGCAGAAGCGTCCGGTGCGCCGCTGA
- a CDS encoding 3-hydroxybutyrate dehydrogenase codes for MSATTPRVALVTGTSSGIGAAVVGQLREQGLQVMAVDFNPAGAVVAEKVGAVFHQADLTDADACRSAVADAVSRFGRVDILVNNAGIQHVAPIEEFPEQKWRQIIDLMLTAPFLLTQAAWPSMRENGWGRIINIASVHAQVASPGKAAYISAKHGLIGLTRTAALEGGAQGITANALLPAYVKTPLVDNQIADQAKLHGLSEQEVIEQVMLKNAAVKRLIEPSEVASLVAYLASDAAGAVTGASWNIDLGWTAQ; via the coding sequence ATGTCAGCAACAACCCCGAGAGTCGCCCTTGTTACCGGCACCAGCAGTGGCATTGGCGCTGCCGTTGTGGGCCAGCTACGTGAACAGGGATTGCAGGTCATGGCGGTGGATTTCAACCCGGCTGGCGCCGTTGTTGCCGAGAAGGTCGGTGCGGTGTTTCACCAGGCGGACCTCACTGACGCGGATGCCTGTCGCAGTGCCGTCGCCGATGCGGTATCCCGGTTCGGGCGTGTCGATATTCTGGTCAATAACGCAGGCATCCAGCACGTCGCACCAATCGAAGAGTTCCCCGAGCAGAAGTGGCGTCAGATCATTGATCTGATGCTGACTGCTCCCTTTCTACTCACCCAGGCGGCATGGCCATCGATGCGTGAGAACGGCTGGGGACGCATCATCAATATCGCCTCGGTACATGCCCAGGTGGCTTCACCGGGCAAGGCGGCTTATATCAGTGCCAAGCATGGGTTGATTGGCCTCACCAGGACAGCGGCGCTCGAAGGTGGCGCTCAGGGTATTACGGCCAATGCACTGCTTCCCGCTTACGTGAAAACCCCGCTGGTCGACAATCAGATCGCCGATCAAGCGAAGCTGCATGGTTTGAGCGAACAGGAAGTGATCGAACAGGTCATGCTCAAGAATGCGGCAGTAAAGCGCCTTATCGAACCGTCCGAGGTGGCTTCTCTGGTCGCTTATCTGGCGTCGGATGCTGCTGGTGCTGTGACTGGGGCGAGCTGGAATATTGATCTGGGATGGACCGCTCAGTAG
- a CDS encoding inositol monophosphatase family protein → MSSEQRLNKAIEIANAAGRMVLEAREADNLEHHFKDGQELVTTTDVAVDTLIREQLEMCFPGEQRLSEELAPDRDAVEHGGALWVVDPIDGTVNFAHGLRHVAVSIAYVEDGVTQLGVVHAPFLNETFTALRGVGAWRNGQPIKASNGTNLEHSLVATGFPYRRDSRPPLMRRLHAVLSHCRDIRRNGAAALDLCDVACGRLDAYYETVSPWDFAAGWLIAREAGAATGHLYPCPDGIPEDLYGENLLVCSRGIFDELGDLLRDADAGKFNDH, encoded by the coding sequence ATGTCTTCAGAACAGCGCCTCAACAAAGCCATCGAAATCGCCAATGCGGCAGGACGTATGGTTCTCGAAGCGCGTGAAGCGGACAATCTCGAACACCACTTCAAGGATGGCCAGGAACTGGTCACCACCACTGACGTGGCAGTCGATACTCTCATCCGTGAGCAGCTCGAGATGTGCTTTCCCGGCGAGCAACGCCTGAGTGAAGAACTTGCTCCGGATCGCGATGCTGTCGAGCATGGGGGAGCACTATGGGTCGTTGACCCCATCGACGGCACTGTCAACTTCGCTCATGGACTGCGCCATGTCGCAGTCTCCATCGCCTATGTCGAGGATGGTGTCACCCAACTGGGCGTTGTGCATGCACCGTTTCTGAACGAGACCTTCACGGCCCTGCGTGGAGTAGGGGCCTGGCGCAATGGACAACCTATCAAGGCCAGTAATGGCACGAACCTGGAGCACAGTCTCGTCGCCACCGGCTTCCCTTACCGCCGCGACAGTCGCCCACCGCTGATGCGCCGCCTGCACGCAGTGCTCAGCCACTGCCGCGACATCAGACGCAACGGCGCCGCCGCCCTCGATCTCTGTGATGTGGCTTGCGGCAGACTCGACGCCTACTACGAGACGGTATCGCCCTGGGACTTCGCCGCTGGCTGGTTGATCGCCAGAGAAGCAGGTGCAGCGACCGGCCACCTCTATCCGTGCCCGGATGGCATACCGGAAGATCTGTACGGTGAGAACCTGCTGGTATGCAGCCGCGGCATATTCGATGAACTCGGCGACCTGCTGCGGGATGCCGATGCCGGCAAGTTCAACGACCACTGA
- a CDS encoding GrxA family glutaredoxin, with protein sequence MFVVIFGRPACPFCVRAKELASRLSDAGSIEGYRYIDIHEEGITKADMEKTIGKPVETVPQIFVDQTHIGGFTEFDQYVRDNALATEAS encoded by the coding sequence ATGTTTGTTGTCATCTTCGGCCGCCCCGCTTGTCCCTTCTGCGTGCGCGCCAAGGAGTTGGCCTCTCGTCTGAGCGATGCCGGTAGCATCGAAGGCTATCGCTACATCGATATCCATGAAGAAGGCATTACCAAAGCCGACATGGAGAAGACCATCGGCAAGCCAGTCGAGACCGTTCCACAGATCTTTGTCGACCAGACACATATCGGTGGCTTCACCGAGTTCGACCAGTACGTGCGTGATAACGCTCTGGCAACCGAAGCCTCCTGA
- a CDS encoding MFS transporter has product MRALPATLPILFLCEISFLLGHGLIMTLLGVRMSLEGFPSQMAGLLMSSFSLGFVFGSYWLEKRIRGVGHIRVFAACAASLAVTAMAHGLWINPWAWLVWRLVGGAATAGMLMVMESWVSGESTNDNRGRVLGWYMVISTTSLAGGQWMLNLADPSGPVLFSVVGMLFALSLVPLSIHRIHGPSRHHDIQPRKIRLKALYQRAPVGLLGAFTGGLMAQAFFAMTPYYGQEIGLTTAQTARFMAITTLVALVAQWALGRVSDRLDRRRVILWMAIVMTVTGAIISAVGNASFWILLVVACFHTAMLHTLYSLSLAHTNDWLEPEEVVAANAKLMIWYGIGSVVGPFSASLVMQVAGPDGLWLFLGAAAFSLAMFVMVRLHGERTEFVEQEPFVAVPVMETPHFTELDPRLEPQQLELELEPQEISHHV; this is encoded by the coding sequence TTGCGCGCCCTGCCTGCCACCTTGCCGATCCTGTTCCTCTGCGAGATCAGCTTTCTGCTCGGCCATGGATTGATCATGACGCTGCTCGGCGTACGTATGTCGCTGGAAGGATTTCCTTCGCAGATGGCGGGGTTGTTGATGTCGAGCTTCTCGCTCGGCTTCGTGTTCGGCAGTTACTGGCTGGAGAAGCGTATTCGCGGAGTTGGGCATATTCGCGTCTTCGCTGCCTGTGCGGCTTCCCTGGCAGTGACCGCGATGGCTCATGGCTTGTGGATAAACCCCTGGGCGTGGTTGGTCTGGCGCCTGGTGGGTGGTGCCGCAACTGCCGGTATGCTGATGGTGATGGAGTCATGGGTATCGGGTGAGTCCACCAATGACAACCGTGGGCGAGTGCTGGGGTGGTATATGGTGATATCGACCACCTCGCTGGCGGGAGGGCAGTGGATGCTCAATCTTGCCGACCCATCCGGCCCGGTATTGTTCTCGGTGGTGGGGATGCTGTTCGCATTGTCGCTGGTACCGCTGTCGATCCATCGTATCCACGGCCCCAGCCGTCACCATGATATACAGCCGCGCAAGATACGCCTCAAGGCGCTCTACCAGCGAGCGCCGGTCGGCTTGCTCGGAGCATTTACCGGTGGCTTGATGGCACAGGCGTTCTTCGCCATGACGCCATATTATGGTCAGGAAATCGGGTTGACCACGGCGCAGACGGCGCGCTTCATGGCGATTACCACGCTGGTTGCACTGGTTGCACAGTGGGCGCTTGGGCGTGTATCGGATCGCCTCGATCGTCGGCGGGTCATTCTGTGGATGGCGATCGTGATGACGGTGACTGGTGCGATCATCTCGGCGGTGGGCAACGCAAGTTTCTGGATTCTGTTGGTTGTTGCCTGCTTCCACACTGCAATGCTGCACACGCTGTACTCATTGAGTCTGGCGCATACCAATGACTGGCTTGAGCCGGAAGAGGTGGTCGCGGCCAATGCCAAGCTGATGATCTGGTATGGCATCGGCTCGGTGGTCGGTCCCTTCAGTGCCTCGCTGGTGATGCAGGTGGCGGGACCCGATGGCCTGTGGTTATTCCTCGGTGCCGCAGCGTTCAGCCTCGCCATGTTCGTCATGGTGCGCCTGCATGGTGAACGAACCGAATTCGTTGAGCAGGAGCCCTTCGTCGCAGTACCGGTCATGGAAACACCGCACTTCACCGAGCTGGATCCTCGCCTCGAACCTCAACAGCTTGAACTCGAGTTGGAACCTCAGGAAATCTCGCACCACGTATAG